In Ignavibacteria bacterium, the sequence TAGCAGGCCAGCCGAATACCGCTTTAACGATTCCTTTCTTTGTGTGTATGTTCACGCGTTTCGAAGGAGCAATCATGTAGTCAGAACCGCCGTTGCGTTTGAGATATATATAACCGTCGTCAGTTATATAACTTACGAACCAGGATATCTCGTCGGCATGGGCTTCTATAACGACCTTATATTCAGCTTTGGGATTAATAACTCCGACTATCGTGCCGTAAGTATCGCTGATGTAAGCATCTATATATGGCTTTATATAGTCGAGCCAAACCTTCTGACCGGGAAATTCAAAACCGGTAGGAGATGCAATGTTTAAGTATTTTTCGAGGAAGTTTCTGCTTTCAGGTCTCATTTTTAATCACAAATAAATTTAACAAAATCTTTTAATTCAATATTGCCGAAATAATATTTAAGGTCCATATTTTTCAGTGCTGATTCAACATCTTCATCTTTGAAGAGAATGCCAGCCAGTTTATTTTCAATGTCTTCTGAATCGCCGTACCCGAGGAAATCGCCGTAAAACTTTATATTCTGAATCTCGCCGTCTTTAACGAAAATGCGTACATCAATCTGTCCAAAATCGAATCTATTAACTTTTTGAATGTTGAATTCGGGAGAACGTCCGAAATTCCATTCCCATGTTTTGTACCTCTGTTCAGACAATTTATGAACATGTTCCCACTCTTTTTCAGTTAATATGTATAAAGGCAGCGATTCATATTCTTTAAATATAGAGTTTGTTATCCTTTCTTTAAACTCATTTATTGTCATGCTTTCATCAAGAAACTCAGAAATGTTTGCCACGCGGCTGCGAATGGATTTAATACCTTTGCTTTCAATCTTATCTGCTTTAACATTCAAAGCCTGAACAACATCATCAAGGTTTGAATTGAACAGCAATGTACCGTGAGAGAACATTGACTTCAGGTTTGTAAACTGGGCATTGCCGGAAATCTTTTTTCCGCCGGCAACGATGTCATTGCGGCCGCCGAGCTCTGCATCCACACCCATTTCACGGAGAGTCTCGACAACGGGTTTAGTAAACTTTTCAAAGTTATGAAAGAATTCGGGAGAATATTTTGTAATGAAACTAAAGTTCAGGTTACCGAAATCGTGGTAAACAGCACCGCCACCTGAAATTCTTCTTACAATTTTTATTCCTTTATCATCAACATACTTTTTATTTATTTCTTCGATTGTATTCTGGTGCTTGCCGATGATTATGGACGGTTCATTTATGTAGAAAAGCATGTATATTTCATTTTCCACGTCGAGATTTCTTACACAGTATTCTTCGAG encodes:
- a CDS encoding lipoate--protein ligase, whose translation is MKLILNDNNDPTVNLALEEYCVRNLDVENEIYMLFYINEPSIIIGKHQNTIEEINKKYVDDKGIKIVRRISGGGAVYHDFGNLNFSFITKYSPEFFHNFEKFTKPVVETLREMGVDAELGGRNDIVAGGKKISGNAQFTNLKSMFSHGTLLFNSNLDDVVQALNVKADKIESKGIKSIRSRVANISEFLDESMTINEFKERITNSIFKEYESLPLYILTEKEWEHVHKLSEQRYKTWEWNFGRSPEFNIQKVNRFDFGQIDVRIFVKDGEIQNIKFYGDFLGYGDSEDIENKLAGILFKDEDVESALKNMDLKYYFGNIELKDFVKFICD